In the Malaya genurostris strain Urasoe2022 chromosome 1, Malgen_1.1, whole genome shotgun sequence genome, one interval contains:
- the LOC131431919 gene encoding acyl-CoA Delta-9 desaturase-like codes for MAPHIVEQEDPVGSNCQNGSTVRQRVDGANLVSSENNNNYPFAKPSKSTVQPAEDEFRAQIRWPDFFAQLFLHVGFLIGLCQVVTLQAKFYTVVWTILLVWGSGFGITAGAHRLWSHKSYKAKWPLRVLLMFLFTICGQRDAYTWAHDHRVHHKYSETDADPHNAKRGFFFAHVGWVFLTPHPDVVAKRKAIDMSDLEADPIVMWQKKYYLPLFALLVIGFPVLVPYYFWAESLWVAFWVCFTMRFTTTLNIAFFVNSVAHMFGNRPYDKTISPVENLSVAIAAMGEGWHNYHHVFPWDYKTGELKGYMFNVTTGFIDAFARLGWAYERKSVSPTIIERRAAKYGDGTRFLTDEYAHKDAVWGFGDQDIQQEDLEDILRLQE; via the exons ATGGCTCCTCATATTGTGGAACAGGAGGACCCCGTTGGTAGCAACTGTCAAAATGGATCCACAGTTCGGCAGCGAGTGGACGGTGCAAATCTAGTCAGcagtgaaaataacaataattaccCATTTGCGAAACCATCCAAGTCAACGGTGCAACCGGCCGAGGACGAGTTTCGAGCGCAGATCCGGTGGCCGGATTTTTTCGCGCAGTTGTTTCTGCacgttggtttcctgataggcCTATGCCAGGTGGTGACTCTGCAGGCCAAATTCTACACCGTAGTGTGGA CTATCCTACTCGTATGGGGATCGGGTTTCGGAATCACAGCCGGTGCTCACCGATTGTGGTCTCATAAATCGTACAAAGCAAAGTGGCCGCTGCGGGTACTGCTGATGTTTCTATTCACCATTTGTGGTCAG CGTGATGCCTACACGTGGGCGCATGATCACCGAGTTCACCACAAATACTCCGAGACGGATGCCGATCCACACAACGCAAAGCGTGGTTTTTTCTTCGCTCACGTCGGTTGGGTCTTTCTGACACCGCATCCGGATGTGGTGGCCAAGCGAAAGGCCATCGACATGAGTGATCTGGAGGCCGATCCGATCGTGATGTGGCAGAAGAA ATACTACCTACCGTTGTTCGCTCTGTTGGTCATCGGATTCCCGGTTCTGGTACCGTACTACTTTTGGGCGGAGAGTCTGTGGGTTGCCTTCTGGGTATGCTTCACGATGCGCTTCACCACCACCCTCAACATTGCCTTTTTCGTAAATAGTGTGGCTCACATGTTCGGCAATCGACCGTACGATAA AACCATCAGCCCAGTGGAGAACCTCTCGGTTGCAATCGCTGCCATGGGCGAGGGCTGGCACAACTATCATCACGTGTTTCCATGGGATTACAAAACCGGAGAATTGAAGGGTTACATGTTCAATGTGACCACCGGATTCATCGATGCTTTCGCTCGGCTGGGCTGGGCGTACGAAC GAAAATCCGTTTCTCCGACAATCATCGAACGGCGTGCGGCCAAGTATGGCGACGGGACACGTTTCCTGACTGATGAGTACGCACACAAAGATGCAGTTTGGGGCTTCGGCGATCAGGACATTCAACAGGAAGATTTGGAAGACATCCTACGACTACAGGAATGA